The Microbacterium sp. LWH7-1.2 genome window below encodes:
- a CDS encoding type IV pilus twitching motility protein PilT, with translation MDDLDFETLLAYGARHRASDVHITADAPPLLRVDGDLVPIEAYPTPLSADWVERTAFALMTEGQRAEFLEHGEVDLAHATAGIGRFRTNVYRQLGSIAIALRYIPDRVYSLEELGAPAIARDLALRPRGLVLLTGPTGSGKSTTLTAMVDIVNQLVPAHIVTIEDPIEFHHQSKRSLVHQREVGRDTNSFAEALRRVLRQDPDVILIGELRDPESISTALSAAETGHLVLSTLHTQGAAKSINRIIDVFPADQQHQIRTQLGDTLQGIISQTLLPLAQVNGRTIATEVLINTPAVANMIREGQVAQIYSAMQAGSEIGMHTLDQDLRRLVAEGTIARNVAVDFAVDPKSLDGVYIKPRDLDAEEWAHHAGEWRQGELAAPAANAARGTGIGMGSRFGTPTVGGRVDPTARDVEWGGVDDLEAWAASNGEG, from the coding sequence ATGGACGACCTCGACTTCGAAACGCTCCTCGCGTACGGCGCTCGGCACCGCGCATCGGACGTTCACATCACCGCCGATGCGCCGCCACTGCTGCGCGTCGACGGGGACCTCGTGCCCATCGAGGCGTACCCGACCCCGCTGTCGGCCGATTGGGTCGAGCGGACCGCGTTCGCCCTCATGACAGAAGGGCAGCGCGCCGAATTCCTCGAGCACGGCGAGGTCGACCTCGCGCACGCGACAGCGGGCATCGGCCGGTTCCGTACGAACGTTTATCGGCAGCTCGGCTCGATCGCGATCGCCCTGCGCTACATCCCCGACCGGGTGTACTCGCTCGAGGAGCTGGGCGCGCCCGCGATCGCTCGCGACCTGGCCCTCCGCCCTCGCGGTCTCGTGCTGCTCACCGGCCCGACAGGCTCGGGCAAGTCCACGACGCTCACCGCGATGGTCGACATCGTCAACCAGCTCGTGCCGGCGCACATCGTCACGATCGAAGACCCGATCGAGTTCCACCACCAGTCCAAGCGCTCGCTCGTCCACCAGCGCGAGGTCGGGCGCGACACGAACTCGTTCGCCGAGGCGCTGCGTCGTGTGCTTCGCCAGGACCCCGACGTGATCCTCATCGGCGAGCTCCGTGACCCCGAGTCGATCTCGACCGCCCTGTCAGCCGCCGAGACCGGCCACCTCGTGCTCTCGACCCTGCACACGCAGGGCGCGGCCAAGAGCATCAACCGCATCATCGACGTGTTTCCCGCCGACCAGCAGCACCAGATCCGCACGCAGCTGGGCGACACGCTCCAGGGCATCATCAGCCAGACGCTGCTGCCGCTCGCGCAGGTGAATGGCCGCACGATCGCCACCGAGGTGCTCATCAACACGCCGGCCGTCGCGAACATGATCCGTGAGGGTCAGGTCGCTCAGATCTACTCGGCGATGCAGGCGGGCTCGGAGATCGGCATGCACACGCTCGATCAGGACCTTCGTCGCCTCGTCGCCGAAGGCACCATCGCGCGCAACGTCGCCGTGGACTTCGCGGTCGACCCGAAGAGCCTCGACGGCGTCTACATCAAGCCGCGCGATCTCGACGCGGAGGAGTGGGCGCACCACGCCGGCGAATGGCGGCAGGGGGAGCTTGCGGCTCCGGCAGCGAACGCAGCGCGGGGCACCGGCATCGGTATGGGATCCCGCTTCGGCACACCCACCGTCGGGGGTCGCGTCGATCCCACGGCGCGGGACGTCGAGTGGGGCGGCGTCGACGATCTCGAGGCGTGGGCCGCCTCGAACGGGGAGGGCTGA
- a CDS encoding prepilin-type N-terminal cleavage/methylation domain-containing protein yields MQSHSNSETGFGLVEVIIAMFLLGVVAIAILPALWQGIVLSSQQASTATATRYMNSLIDDARATPTCLYLSAIASRPAVVDGRGVQLSTSTSTVAGCAPGGTATLTINVDGEGRTLATTTALIYIP; encoded by the coding sequence ATGCAATCACATTCAAACTCTGAGACGGGTTTTGGGTTGGTTGAAGTGATCATCGCCATGTTCCTTCTTGGCGTGGTCGCGATCGCCATCCTGCCGGCTCTTTGGCAAGGCATTGTGCTCTCGTCACAACAGGCATCCACGGCCACCGCTACGCGCTACATGAACTCGTTGATTGACGACGCACGCGCGACCCCGACGTGCCTCTACCTCTCTGCGATCGCCTCACGGCCGGCGGTTGTCGACGGACGGGGGGTCCAGCTATCGACGTCCACTAGCACCGTCGCTGGATGTGCACCCGGTGGCACCGCAACACTGACCATCAACGTCGACGGCGAGGGACGCACCCTCGCGACGACGACCGCACTCATCTACATCCCATGA
- a CDS encoding DUF2510 domain-containing protein: MYDPSTEQTRWWDGVAWTHHVLPPTTAPTYGATFGTDPKQNAPATAKNGPARAALILILVQLLGSFGIAALAFAVGSQILQYLWLFGILSLLWFLMAVAAFVLAIVGMVIAVRRPTRKREAVFALVLTSIAMVWIVLRTVASVLPY, encoded by the coding sequence ATCTACGACCCGTCGACGGAGCAGACCCGCTGGTGGGACGGCGTGGCCTGGACGCACCATGTGCTCCCGCCGACCACGGCGCCGACGTACGGGGCGACGTTCGGCACCGACCCCAAGCAGAACGCGCCCGCGACGGCGAAGAACGGGCCGGCGAGAGCGGCGCTCATCCTGATCCTCGTGCAGCTGCTCGGCTCTTTCGGGATCGCGGCGCTCGCCTTCGCCGTCGGATCGCAGATCCTGCAGTACCTCTGGCTGTTCGGCATCCTGTCGCTGCTGTGGTTCCTCATGGCCGTGGCTGCGTTCGTGCTCGCGATCGTCGGCATGGTGATCGCGGTGCGGCGCCCGACGCGCAAGCGCGAGGCGGTGTTCGCGCTCGTGCTCACGTCGATCGCGATGGTCTGGATTGTGCTCCGTACCGTCGCGTCCGTCTTGCCGTACTGA
- a CDS encoding prepilin-type N-terminal cleavage/methylation domain-containing protein produces the protein MTSTTRADDDGLGLIEFIVAIVITGIVIAAVATIFVNSWKTQEQVTTVTQATNRGQLVSSTIERAMRNALYFEVTESGTVLRVRTSLTGELKCQGFRITDTEAQFTTASAALTSPNTAWPAWQSGIEKQGTTPYLARTTAGSVTYTFKITTDASPVTFVGDVLPRSIQDTGSDGCW, from the coding sequence ATGACTTCCACGACGCGCGCGGACGACGATGGGCTCGGCCTGATCGAGTTCATTGTCGCGATCGTCATCACAGGCATCGTGATCGCCGCTGTGGCGACGATCTTCGTCAATTCCTGGAAGACGCAGGAGCAGGTGACCACGGTGACGCAAGCGACGAATCGCGGACAACTCGTATCCTCGACGATCGAACGGGCGATGCGCAACGCCCTGTATTTCGAGGTCACCGAGAGCGGGACCGTGCTGCGGGTGCGGACTTCCCTCACAGGCGAACTCAAGTGCCAGGGATTTCGAATCACCGACACGGAGGCCCAGTTCACAACCGCGTCGGCAGCGCTGACATCCCCGAACACTGCCTGGCCGGCGTGGCAGTCCGGCATCGAGAAGCAGGGAACCACGCCGTACCTCGCGCGCACGACTGCAGGCTCAGTCACCTACACATTCAAGATCACAACCGATGCCTCGCCCGTGACCTTCGTGGGCGATGTTCTGCCACGGTCGATTCAAGACACAGGGAGCGACGGATGCTGGTGA
- a CDS encoding YhjD/YihY/BrkB family envelope integrity protein — MADLIAKLTAWALSLRPVRVWFHYLERRGPMLSDSITYRALFSVFAGVLLGFSFASVWLADNPAAWQSLVDAVDAAIPGLLGTGDDGLIDVSTIEAPADLTVAGIIALVALVGAAIGAIGSLRVALRSLADKVHDDVFWIWVIVRNLLLAIAIGGGFVLSAGATFVGTSFVGAALDWLGVSHGPFADFATRSVSIIVVFLLDVAIVALAFVSLSGVKAHPASLWSGAVIGAIGLTVLQQLSSLFVAGAGSNPLLASFASLIALLLWLNLSAQVILLASTWVIVSERQRVDRVRERFGSPTFAVRRVRRAEDAVRVATEELEHARADAEREKLAAQKREAKAAPDDTPAEQERVPERVDRT, encoded by the coding sequence ATGGCGGACCTGATCGCGAAGCTGACGGCCTGGGCACTCTCCCTCCGGCCGGTGCGCGTCTGGTTCCACTACCTCGAACGCCGGGGCCCCATGCTCTCCGACAGCATCACCTATCGGGCGCTGTTCTCGGTGTTCGCGGGGGTGCTGCTCGGCTTCTCGTTCGCCTCGGTCTGGCTCGCCGACAACCCTGCTGCGTGGCAGTCGTTGGTCGACGCGGTGGATGCTGCGATCCCTGGCCTGCTCGGAACCGGAGACGACGGGCTCATCGACGTCTCGACGATCGAAGCTCCGGCCGACCTCACGGTCGCCGGCATCATCGCCCTCGTCGCTCTCGTCGGCGCGGCGATCGGTGCCATCGGGTCGCTGCGGGTCGCGTTGCGTTCGCTCGCCGACAAGGTCCACGACGACGTGTTCTGGATCTGGGTGATCGTGCGCAACCTGCTCCTGGCCATCGCGATCGGCGGTGGATTCGTGCTGTCGGCCGGCGCCACCTTCGTCGGCACCTCCTTCGTCGGTGCGGCACTGGACTGGCTCGGCGTCAGCCACGGCCCGTTCGCCGACTTCGCCACGCGCTCCGTCTCGATCATCGTGGTGTTCCTGCTCGACGTGGCCATCGTGGCGCTCGCGTTCGTGTCCCTCAGCGGGGTCAAAGCACACCCCGCCTCGCTCTGGTCGGGCGCCGTCATCGGCGCGATCGGCCTGACGGTGCTGCAACAGCTCTCCTCCCTCTTCGTCGCCGGCGCCGGCTCGAACCCGCTCCTCGCCTCGTTCGCTTCGCTCATCGCCCTGCTGCTGTGGCTGAACCTCTCGGCGCAGGTGATACTCCTCGCATCCACCTGGGTCATCGTGAGCGAACGTCAGCGGGTCGACCGCGTCCGCGAGCGCTTCGGATCCCCGACGTTCGCGGTGCGGCGGGTGCGCCGGGCCGAGGATGCCGTGCGCGTGGCCACCGAAGAGCTCGAGCACGCGCGCGCCGACGCCGAGCGCGAGAAGCTCGCCGCCCAGAAGCGTGAGGCGAAAGCCGCCCCAGACGACACCCCTGCCGAGCAGGAGCGCGTCCCGGAGAGGGTCGACCGCACATGA
- a CDS encoding TetR/AcrR family transcriptional regulator: MARPRSFDRDHVLHAAERQFRTTGYNGTSVDDISAATGLGRGSLYATFDGKHGVLLQAMAGYFARLAQIAPKALAGPDEGALERLHGYLLRAVHGVPLAADVPPAPDRAAAACFAAKMALELGTSDPEVKRLANDCFSVVATAVADCVRAAQRNGDIDPDADPDDLAYLLLTIVRGTDVVGAYGHSPARLTSIAESAFALLPRRHHR; the protein is encoded by the coding sequence ATGGCGAGACCACGAAGCTTCGACCGCGACCATGTCCTGCATGCCGCCGAGCGGCAGTTCCGCACGACGGGCTACAACGGCACCAGCGTCGACGACATCAGCGCCGCCACCGGCCTCGGCCGCGGCAGCCTCTATGCCACGTTCGACGGCAAGCACGGCGTGCTGCTGCAGGCGATGGCCGGCTATTTCGCCCGGCTGGCACAAATTGCGCCGAAAGCGCTCGCCGGACCGGACGAGGGCGCTCTGGAACGACTGCATGGGTACCTGCTCCGCGCCGTCCACGGAGTGCCACTCGCCGCCGACGTACCCCCCGCCCCCGACCGGGCGGCGGCGGCCTGCTTCGCCGCCAAGATGGCCCTGGAACTCGGCACCTCCGACCCCGAGGTGAAACGCCTGGCCAACGACTGCTTCTCCGTGGTCGCGACGGCGGTGGCCGACTGTGTGCGAGCGGCGCAGCGCAACGGCGACATCGACCCCGACGCGGATCCCGACGACCTTGCGTACCTTCTGCTGACCATCGTCCGCGGGACCGACGTCGTAGGCGCATACGGCCACAGCCCCGCCCGCCTGACCTCGATCGCGGAGAGCGCGTTCGCCTTGCTGCCTCGCCGGCACCACCGCTGA
- a CDS encoding prepilin peptidase gives MTPFIVFLTVIAGILGLVIGSFLNVVAYRVPAKISLMRESRCPHCDTAIKWWQNVPVVSWIALRGKCANCKAPISLRYPIVEAVTGIAFAVVTWWGTVVYEGLLGTNLPTYLASPQVDGVVRPADLWALGLVIVAYLYFAAISIVLTLIDLDTHRLPNSIVLPSYLVAGILFTIAAWLTGEWGLLLMAGIGMAVLYLFYFLLRAARPGGMGGGDVKLAGVVGIYLGWLGWGALAVGAFAAFLYGGVFGIALLLLRRAGRKTAIPFGPWMILGAWTGVFAGEAVGKWYVNLFVGA, from the coding sequence ATGACTCCATTCATCGTCTTCCTCACCGTCATCGCCGGGATCCTCGGCCTGGTCATCGGGTCGTTCCTCAACGTCGTCGCCTACCGGGTGCCGGCGAAGATCTCCCTGATGCGCGAGAGCCGCTGCCCGCATTGCGACACGGCGATCAAGTGGTGGCAGAACGTACCAGTCGTCTCGTGGATCGCATTGCGCGGGAAGTGCGCGAATTGCAAGGCGCCGATCTCGTTGCGGTACCCGATCGTCGAAGCGGTCACGGGTATCGCCTTCGCGGTCGTCACATGGTGGGGCACCGTCGTCTACGAAGGACTTCTCGGCACGAACCTGCCGACCTACCTCGCGTCGCCACAGGTCGACGGCGTCGTCCGTCCCGCCGATCTCTGGGCGCTCGGCCTCGTCATCGTCGCGTACCTCTACTTCGCCGCGATCTCGATCGTGCTGACGCTCATCGACCTCGACACTCACCGTCTGCCGAACAGCATCGTGCTGCCGAGCTACCTCGTGGCCGGCATTCTGTTCACCATCGCCGCGTGGCTGACGGGCGAGTGGGGCCTGCTGCTCATGGCCGGTATCGGCATGGCAGTGCTGTACCTCTTCTACTTCCTGCTGCGCGCGGCCCGGCCGGGCGGCATGGGCGGGGGAGACGTGAAACTCGCCGGGGTTGTGGGTATCTACCTCGGCTGGCTGGGATGGGGTGCGCTCGCTGTGGGGGCGTTCGCGGCCTTCCTGTACGGGGGAGTGTTCGGCATCGCGCTGCTGCTGCTGCGTCGCGCCGGACGCAAGACCGCCATTCCGTTCGGGCCGTGGATGATCCTCGGCGCCTGGACAGGGGTGTTCGCCGGCGAGGCCGTCGGCAAGTGGTACGTGAATCTCTTCGTCGGCGCTTGA
- a CDS encoding ATPase, T2SS/T4P/T4SS family, with amino-acid sequence MRGLAQTLVLTGAVRAADMSAALAQVGEGPELQRLLVSSKLVTEGQVAEAIALHTGHRYVDLAEMPLDPNVVALVPGALCRKYGLIPVDRRGDRLTVGVLDPTDIVALDDVASITDLFVEPVVVAEDALTNMFERFLRSDEELSELSMSIEESSEATEAAFTESLEEQDDSAPIVRFVNLLIAQAINDRASDIHVEPGEKQLTVRFRIDGVLHEMQKADRAIQDGIISRLKIMSSIDIAEKRKPQDGRLSVTHENRTVDLRVATLPTVWGEKIVMRILDNTGQTMTMRDLLFSSTNEKRFREAITKPHGMILATGPTGSGKSTSLYTALRSIANPKINVITVEDPVEYRIAGINQVQVNNRAGLTFATALRSILRSDPDVVLVGEIRDFETANISIEAAMTGHLVLSTLHTNDAPSALTRLTEIGCEPFLVATALSAVIAQRLARRLCMRCREPLVEPSEVLAALGFPHDPADVPELYKAMGCPACSGTGYRGRVALHEVMTLSDELESLVVTRSTGSEIRQVALEQGMISLREDGWSKVAQGLTTIEEVLRVTV; translated from the coding sequence GTGAGAGGTCTTGCACAGACGCTGGTGCTCACAGGAGCCGTGAGGGCTGCCGACATGTCGGCCGCCCTCGCTCAGGTGGGCGAAGGTCCGGAGTTGCAGCGATTGCTGGTGAGCTCGAAGCTCGTGACCGAGGGGCAGGTCGCCGAGGCGATCGCCCTGCATACCGGCCATCGGTACGTCGACCTCGCCGAGATGCCGCTCGACCCGAACGTGGTCGCGCTGGTTCCCGGCGCTCTGTGCCGCAAGTACGGTCTCATCCCGGTCGACCGCCGCGGGGATCGCCTCACGGTGGGCGTGCTCGACCCGACCGACATCGTCGCGCTCGACGACGTCGCCTCCATCACGGATCTCTTCGTCGAACCCGTCGTGGTCGCGGAAGACGCGCTGACGAACATGTTCGAGCGGTTCCTGCGCTCGGACGAAGAGCTCAGCGAACTGTCGATGTCGATCGAGGAGTCGAGCGAGGCCACCGAGGCGGCCTTCACCGAGAGCCTCGAAGAGCAGGACGACTCGGCGCCGATCGTGCGCTTCGTGAATCTGCTCATCGCGCAGGCCATCAACGACCGTGCGAGCGACATCCACGTCGAGCCCGGCGAGAAGCAGCTGACCGTGCGGTTCCGCATCGACGGCGTGCTCCACGAGATGCAGAAGGCCGACCGCGCGATCCAGGACGGCATCATCTCGCGCCTGAAGATCATGTCGTCGATCGACATCGCCGAGAAGCGCAAGCCGCAGGACGGCCGCCTCTCGGTCACGCACGAGAACCGTACCGTCGACCTCCGCGTCGCGACGCTGCCCACGGTGTGGGGCGAGAAGATCGTCATGCGCATCCTCGACAACACCGGTCAGACCATGACGATGCGCGACCTGCTGTTCTCGAGCACCAACGAGAAGCGGTTCCGCGAGGCGATCACGAAGCCGCACGGGATGATCCTGGCGACCGGACCCACCGGTTCCGGAAAGTCGACAAGCCTGTACACCGCCCTGCGTTCGATCGCGAACCCGAAGATCAACGTCATCACCGTCGAGGACCCGGTCGAGTACCGCATCGCCGGCATCAATCAGGTGCAGGTGAACAACCGCGCCGGACTGACGTTCGCGACGGCACTGCGGTCGATCCTGCGGTCGGACCCGGATGTGGTGCTGGTCGGCGAGATCCGCGACTTCGAGACGGCGAACATCTCGATCGAGGCGGCTATGACGGGGCACTTGGTGCTGTCGACGCTGCACACGAACGACGCACCCTCTGCACTGACCCGGTTGACCGAGATCGGCTGCGAGCCGTTCCTCGTGGCGACGGCGTTGTCGGCGGTGATCGCCCAGCGATTGGCGCGGCGGCTGTGCATGCGCTGCCGTGAGCCGTTGGTGGAGCCGAGCGAGGTGCTCGCGGCGCTGGGCTTCCCACATGACCCGGCGGACGTGCCCGAGCTGTACAAGGCGATGGGATGCCCCGCCTGCAGCGGCACCGGGTACCGCGGGCGCGTGGCGCTGCACGAGGTCATGACGCTGAGCGACGAGCTCGAGTCGCTGGTGGTGACGCGCTCGACCGGATCGGAGATCCGTCAGGTGGCGCTCGAGCAGGGGATGATCTCGCTCCGCGAGGACGGGTGGTCCAAGGTCGCGCAGGGGCTCACGACGATCGAGGAAGTGCTCCGGGTCACGGTGTGA
- a CDS encoding type II secretion system protein: MRATIKNYIDAAKRRREEEGEEGFSLIELIIVVVILGILVAIAIPIFANIQATAEKNALTAAAASGATAAAAAFADDAASPTPAEAAASGGSGQITTALAKGTSVTDVCVSAAKTGQTTVYAGPGALANGTACK; encoded by the coding sequence ATGCGTGCAACCATCAAGAACTACATTGACGCCGCCAAGCGTCGTCGCGAAGAAGAGGGTGAAGAGGGCTTTTCCCTCATTGAACTCATCATCGTTGTTGTGATCCTGGGGATCCTGGTCGCGATCGCGATCCCGATCTTCGCCAACATCCAGGCGACCGCCGAGAAGAACGCGCTCACGGCGGCCGCGGCGAGCGGGGCCACGGCGGCCGCCGCCGCGTTTGCGGATGACGCAGCGAGTCCGACTCCGGCCGAAGCTGCTGCTTCTGGTGGCAGTGGCCAGATCACGACCGCGCTCGCTAAGGGCACCTCTGTCACCGACGTTTGTGTTAGCGCCGCGAAGACGGGTCAGACCACCGTTTACGCGGGTCCCGGGGCTCTGGCAAACGGGACCGCCTGCAAGTAG
- the pilM gene encoding pilus assembly protein PilM, which yields MGKTIVGLEVTEESVRAAEISLGRKPQLVAYGEVPLPPEAARDSEVLDSGAVAVALRQLWTGARFKSKDAVLGVASRRILVREYTTQAMRPDLLREALPYQVQDLLPVPASQAVLDFFPLSQDGDQVSGLLVAAVSENIEQIISTLAKIKVRAQAVDLSAFGLARVTAPLASREETVATVNIGDHTTQVVISRGGVPLFVRLLPIDVATAASRRHSAEVAEPELELAVAGNGMGASTGLAAPARTRGAIRAATPPGVSDLAARLRSTLAFFGSRPTAAPLTRMFVTGAGAGVEGVLPALGAAIDTPMAVVSVGDVISISTPPPAGEVALNLVGTVGIALGEASK from the coding sequence ATGGGGAAGACGATTGTCGGGCTGGAGGTGACCGAAGAGAGTGTCCGCGCCGCGGAGATCTCGCTCGGTCGCAAACCCCAGCTCGTCGCCTACGGGGAAGTGCCGCTGCCGCCCGAGGCGGCGCGCGACTCAGAGGTGCTCGACTCGGGCGCCGTCGCGGTCGCGCTCCGGCAGCTGTGGACGGGCGCCAGATTCAAGAGCAAGGATGCCGTTCTCGGCGTCGCGAGCCGCCGCATCCTGGTGCGCGAGTACACGACTCAGGCGATGCGGCCTGATCTGCTGCGCGAGGCGCTGCCGTACCAGGTGCAGGACCTGCTGCCCGTCCCCGCCAGCCAGGCCGTGCTCGACTTCTTCCCGCTGTCGCAGGACGGAGACCAGGTCTCGGGTTTGCTCGTCGCGGCCGTGTCGGAGAACATCGAGCAGATCATCTCGACGCTCGCGAAGATCAAGGTACGCGCGCAGGCGGTCGACCTCTCGGCGTTCGGCCTCGCTCGCGTCACGGCACCGCTGGCGTCCCGCGAGGAGACCGTGGCGACGGTGAACATCGGGGATCACACCACGCAGGTCGTGATCTCGCGAGGAGGCGTTCCGCTTTTCGTGCGCTTGCTGCCGATCGACGTCGCCACTGCGGCGAGCCGTCGGCACAGCGCAGAGGTCGCTGAGCCTGAGCTCGAGCTCGCCGTCGCCGGGAACGGCATGGGCGCGTCCACAGGCCTCGCCGCACCCGCTCGCACGCGCGGTGCCATCCGCGCGGCCACGCCCCCCGGTGTCTCCGACCTCGCGGCCCGCCTCCGGAGCACGCTCGCCTTCTTCGGCAGCCGCCCGACGGCAGCGCCGCTGACACGGATGTTCGTCACGGGCGCCGGCGCCGGAGTCGAAGGCGTCCTGCCTGCGTTGGGCGCCGCCATCGACACCCCGATGGCCGTCGTCTCGGTGGGTGACGTGATCTCGATCTCGACGCCGCCGCCCGCCGGTGAGGTCGCGCTGAACCTCGTCGGCACCGTCGGCATCGCACTCGGGGAGGCCTCGAAATGA
- a CDS encoding type II secretion system F family protein codes for MAVVQEFVYRAVDPRGGSVVKGTIEAASESAVTGKLKAQGLTPLEVTLKSNTGLNKDIKLPGATKTVSARTLAVFSRQMAGLINAGLPLMRTLSILIEQTDDKKLQPALVQVQADVESGSSFSAALARHPQTFPPLMLSIIKVGEAGGFLGSALGSIADNYQREAELHNKIRAAVTYPAIVLVIAIIGVLVMVTFVVPIFEGMFKGLGSSLPLPTQILVTISNNMWWIIPAIILVVVVTLVWWRANRHTEQYRRFVDPIKLKMPVFGKLTTKIAVARFARNLSMMLNAGVPIIQALAIVGQASNNWKIEQAVRDVQESIRQGRSFAAPLAKAEVFPAMVPQMVSVGEESGTLVDMLASIADFYEDEVETATAQLSSTIEPILIVGLGIVIGGMVISLYLPIFTLYGELAKQA; via the coding sequence ATGGCCGTCGTGCAGGAGTTCGTCTACCGGGCGGTCGACCCGCGTGGCGGGTCGGTGGTCAAGGGGACCATCGAGGCCGCGAGCGAGTCTGCCGTCACCGGCAAGCTCAAGGCTCAGGGGCTCACGCCTCTCGAGGTGACGCTGAAGTCCAACACCGGCTTGAACAAAGACATCAAGCTGCCAGGCGCGACCAAGACCGTGTCCGCGCGCACGCTTGCGGTGTTCTCGCGGCAGATGGCCGGGCTCATCAATGCCGGTCTGCCACTGATGCGGACTCTCTCGATCCTCATCGAGCAGACCGATGACAAGAAGCTGCAGCCGGCGCTCGTGCAGGTGCAGGCCGACGTCGAGTCGGGGTCGTCGTTCTCGGCGGCGCTGGCGCGGCATCCGCAGACCTTCCCGCCGCTGATGCTGTCGATCATCAAGGTGGGGGAGGCGGGCGGCTTCCTCGGGAGTGCGCTCGGGTCGATCGCCGACAACTACCAACGCGAAGCCGAGCTGCACAACAAGATCCGCGCCGCGGTGACGTACCCGGCGATCGTGCTCGTGATCGCGATCATCGGCGTGCTCGTCATGGTGACCTTCGTCGTGCCGATCTTCGAGGGCATGTTCAAGGGGCTCGGCAGCTCGCTGCCGCTGCCGACGCAGATCCTCGTGACGATCTCCAACAACATGTGGTGGATCATCCCGGCGATCATTCTCGTCGTAGTCGTAACGCTGGTCTGGTGGCGCGCGAACCGGCACACCGAGCAGTACCGCCGGTTCGTCGACCCGATCAAGCTGAAGATGCCCGTCTTCGGCAAGCTGACCACGAAGATCGCGGTCGCCCGTTTCGCGCGGAACCTCTCGATGATGCTCAACGCCGGTGTGCCGATCATCCAGGCGCTCGCGATCGTCGGGCAGGCGTCGAACAACTGGAAGATCGAGCAGGCCGTGCGCGACGTGCAGGAGTCGATCCGCCAGGGCCGCTCGTTCGCCGCGCCGCTGGCCAAGGCCGAGGTCTTCCCGGCGATGGTGCCGCAGATGGTGTCGGTGGGCGAGGAGTCGGGCACGCTCGTCGACATGCTCGCCTCGATCGCGGACTTCTACGAGGACGAGGTCGAGACGGCCACGGCGCAGCTGTCGTCGACGATCGAGCCCATCCTCATCGTGGGCCTCGGCATCGTGATCGGCGGCATGGTGATCTCGCTGTACCTGCCGATCTTCACTCTCTACGGGGAGCTCGCGAAGCAGGCGTAG
- a CDS encoding NAD(P)H-hydrate epimerase, protein MTQRVPTYTAEQVRAAERPLLDSGVPLMRRAAAALADVVRAELATPETVVTMTGVLEPVIRETPLALRPRVLALVGSGDNGGDALYAAAHLSRVADVDALLVSERFHVTALATAVAAGVRRVDLPEVDDAVRHYAIVVDGILGIGASSDPSLRGTAREAVTAILDDFRRGGRMPRVIAVDIPSGLHPDTGEADDAVLAASVTVTFGAVKAGLVTGRGAELAGDIVLVDIGLGPALASVEPVGAASVSRIVTASTD, encoded by the coding sequence ATGACCCAGCGTGTTCCGACCTACACCGCCGAGCAGGTGCGTGCGGCGGAACGCCCTCTGCTCGACTCCGGAGTCCCGCTCATGCGCCGCGCCGCCGCCGCCCTGGCCGACGTCGTGCGCGCAGAGCTCGCCACGCCCGAGACCGTCGTCACCATGACCGGCGTCCTCGAACCCGTGATCCGCGAGACACCGCTCGCGCTGCGGCCCCGCGTGCTCGCGCTCGTGGGCTCCGGCGACAACGGCGGCGACGCCCTCTACGCCGCCGCGCACCTCTCCCGCGTCGCCGACGTCGACGCGCTCCTCGTCTCCGAGCGCTTCCATGTCACCGCCCTCGCCACCGCCGTCGCCGCCGGAGTCCGTCGCGTCGACCTCCCCGAGGTCGACGACGCCGTGCGCCACTATGCGATCGTGGTGGACGGCATCCTCGGCATCGGCGCCTCGAGCGATCCGTCCCTGCGCGGCACGGCGCGCGAGGCGGTCACGGCGATCCTCGACGACTTCCGCAGAGGAGGACGGATGCCGCGGGTCATCGCCGTCGACATCCCCAGCGGTCTGCACCCCGACACCGGCGAGGCCGACGACGCCGTGCTCGCAGCATCCGTCACCGTCACGTTCGGCGCAGTGAAGGCCGGCCTCGTCACCGGCCGCGGAGCGGAGCTCGCCGGCGATATCGTCCTGGTCGACATCGGTCTCGGTCCGGCGCTGGCATCGGTCGAACCGGTGGGCGCAGCATCCGTCTCCCGAATCGTGACGGCGTCGACCGACTGA